The genomic DNA GTAGGGACCTGGGGTAGCGGCGAGGGCTTCTTCGACGTAGCCCATAATTTCTTGGAATTTTTCACGGGCAAAGGTTTCTTCGCGGGCTGATCGGTGGTTGTAGCATAGCCAGTTGCACCAAGCCCGGAAGAGGAGCCGTTCGAGGCGACGCATGGGCATCACCCGTGGGTCTGCCATCGCAAATTGAAGTTCTCCGTAAACCTGTTCGAGAACGATTAGGATGTCGTCGCTTTCGGTGATGATTTTACCGTCGAGTTCGATGGCGGGCAGCATACCGGAGGGGACTTTGCGTTTATACCACTGTTCTTTTTCGCCGTAGCAGAACATGGTGACTTTCTCGATCCGGTAGGGGATGCGTTTTTCTTCGAGCCAGAGCCAGATTTTTTGGCAGTAGGGACACCAAGCGTGGTTATCACGGAAGAGGGTAACGCGGATTTCGGATTCGTCGTGGCCGAAGAGACGCAGTTTGGATTGGGCGTTGGTGGGGCCATTCACATAGTCGATGTGCCAGTCGGTGAGGGCTTCGAGTTCGGGCCAGGTGAGGGGAGAAGTCATGGTGAGGAGAGCGTAGTTGCAAAGTCTCTTACAATCTTCGGTGACTTTGAGCAGAATTGTCTACCTCGATCGCGATGGATGATGGGGGCGTACAGTTGGATGTCATGGCGCGGGGTAGTTTAGCCGTGATCAGTTTTACGTAATCTGGATTGGGTTGGTTGAAGTACCCTATTAGCAGTTGCGAACATTCGCGACCAGCACCGTCAGGATGTTAAATTCACCGGTTACTTAAAATTTATTGGCCCCTACTCATGCCCAATATGCAAAATCGGATTCTCGCATCGTCGATCATGGCATTCAGTGCTGTTTTATTCCTGGTTGAGCCAGCGCGATCGGCCCAACCCGCTGTTGGCACTGTGCAAAGTTTGGTGGCAGGCGATCGGGCTTGTTATGTGGAAATTTTGACGGCCGATGGGCGGCGAACGACGGAGTTAGCGAGCTTTGATATTTGCGAACAGAAGTTGGTGGGCAAACGGGTTCAGTTTACTTACAAATCCGGGAAGGTGCTGGCGGCATCCTGTGAGGGCGATGTGGATTGTGGGAAGTCGGATACCGTGATGTTGATTATTGAGGCAAAGGTATTAGCAGAGCGACCAAGGCGGATACAAGATCTGCCTGATGGCAACTATCGCTATTGGAATGGGCGATCGAATCAGCCGATCGTCTCCAATGACGAATTGCTTGAGCAAGGTGGTGTCACATTTACGTTTAGAAAACGGGGCAGCAATATTACTGGCGTTTTCGGCTATATCGACGGTGAGGCAATCTGCGTCAAAGGCGAAGTGAATGGCAATACAGTCACGGGAACTTCGGTGCAAAACCTATCGGGCGCAACGGTTATCAGCCAAGGCAAGACATTCAAAAACTTTGGTCCCAGCGGATTTATGCAGGTACGGCGGGGGCGTCAACTCAGTCGCACCATTGTGCTCTACAGCAGTACATTGCTCAATCTCAACGACATGAATTGGATCAATGCTGGTAGCCGCGTGCCGCCGCGTAATTGTTGAACAATATTGTAAAAAATGACGCAATTCATTTGCTGTTAGTCAATGACAACACGCGATTGTTATTCAAGTTAGGTAGAGCGACAAGCGCGAGAACTTGACTACAGACGCTTCAGGAGTTCGTCATATTCTGCATGAGGGCCAATCCAGAACCAAAAGATATGATTATCCTCAAGCAGCCCTAGCGCTCGGTAATTAAGTCCAATGCGCACAGAGTAGATCGGCTGGCGTTGGCTAACACGCTTGAACTGAAGACTCCGATGATATGGGTCTTCTTGCCACAGAGCATACGCGTTATTTGCTTGGTCACGTACTTTAATTGGTAACTGATCCAAGCGTTTGCGAAAATCTTTGGTAACGCTGGATTTCATGATTAGTTTGGCAATACCTCATCTAGGGGTGTTACTTCCCCAGTGCGGATTTCTCGCCGCACCATCGCGGCGAGATTATCCCATTGCTGATCAGTGGTTGCAGCAAATTTCTCTGCCCATACCTGCTCATCCTGAATCTCGGCCAGAAGACGTGAGGCGATCGCGTCTTGTTGGTCGCTCGGTAGCTTTTGAATTTCAGAGATGGCTTGCTGAAGCAGTTCAGTCATTGTCTAGTGCTCGCAAAAGACGGCTACTAGTTTATTCTACAGCGACAGCTCGAACTTTATATGGAAGCCAAATAGCGCTGGACAATTCTGATCAGAGGTTGTTACTACGTCTGCAATACCCCAGAGCTTCCAGCACGGTGTGGGAAGAGTTTAAAGATTCACCCTACCGGAGCAATGAGCCGATTCCTGATCAAACCACATTAGAATAGAGCTATTCAGCCTAATGGCTTGAGGTAATATCGATGGCTTCACCTTTCCCAGGAATGGACCCGTATCTCGAACAATCGGCTTTTTGGTCCGCTTTTCATAGCCGACTGATTGTGGCGATCGCTGATACGATCGAAGCCCATCTTGATGCTGCTTACTATGTCGAAGTCGAAACTCGAACTTATCTTGATAGTGATGGTGATGGAATTCTGGTCGGTATTCCTGACGTGAATGTTGTGTCCACAAGTCGTGCCACCGATCAATCGACTCAGAACACCACTGCGACACTTGCCTCACAACCACAGACTATTACCCTGCCGACGCCGGAAGCAGTCAAAGAGCGTTATCTAGAGATCCGTGAAGTCGTTTCTGGTCAAGTTATCACCGCGATCGAACTGCTCTCCCCAAAAAATAAGCGGGCTGGTGAAGGTCGTCATAGCTACGAACGTAAACGCCAACTCATCCTCGGCAGCGCGACCCATCTAGTCGAAATCGATCTACTTCGTTCTGGCATCGCGATGCAAATGACTGGGATCGCCGCACCTTCTGACTACCGAATCGTCGTCAGTCGTTCCTGGCAGCGACCACAAGCCGACCTGCACGCCTTTAGCATTCGCGACCCGCTCCCGACTATCCAGATTCCCCTCAAGGCAACAGCACCAGAAATCACACTTGATCTGCAAACAGTCTTTGAAGGGGTTTATCGACGATCGCGCTATCAAACCCGGATTGACTATCAACAGACCGTGCCACCACCGCAACTGAGTGACAGCGACAAGGATTGGCTCCAAGCACTTCTGAGTCAATAACTCTGCCTCGCAACAACTAACCTTCCAATTAGAACCTGCTCATTTGTGAAATATCACCGAATTCCCCAACGCTTGCGCCACTTCGTCGTCGATTCTGCCTGTGACAATGCCTGCGTTTCCTTATGTCGTTGCAAAATCACCGCCGCCGTATCCGTCAAATCCGGATCACGATAGGCCGTCGCCGCCCGCGTTTGCAAATGCTCCCGCTCCATCTGAGTTAACGGATGCAAATCCACATCCTCCCAAGCCCCGATCGTCCCCTGTGACCAGTCATGAGCCTTGTATTCACGCCAATCTTCCTTCTCCAAGGGAATTGTGCCAATCTTTAACCCCACGTCCTGCAACGCCGTCCGCACTGAAGCCGATCGAGAATAGGTCGCCAGTTTACCTGCTGGGGCTAAACACCGCACCACTTCTCGGAAAAAGTCGACTGACCACAGCTGAGGACAACGCCGAGGCGAAAAGGGATCAAAGAAAATTGAATCCGCTTTAAATTCTTGATCAATTAAAGTTTGCACCGTCTGCCGCGCATCCCCAATCAACATTGTGGCATCCAACATTGGCAACTGCGATCGCCCATCCTTCGCCAAATCCTGCAATACCCCTTGCACCGGCACCGACCAACCTTCTAAGAGGTCTGGCACGATCGCCCCCAACGGCACCGAAGCATCCAGCTCCAAGGCATACAGCGTAATATGACAATTCGGATTCGCCGCCCAAATCGTCTCCAAGGCCATGCCCGTGTTGTAGCCCAAGCCATAGCAAACATCCAGCAAACAAAGCCGATCGCGGTCCTTCGCATCGGTCAAATTCGTTGCACGAGAAAATTTATAAAATGCCTCAACCTTCGCCCCCTGCCGACTGTGAAACGTTTCCTGAAACTCCTCAGAGAAAAAGGTATAGGAACCATCAGCCGTCTTTTCCGGCGTCCAATCAGTCATATTCTCGGTGGTTGGCGATTGCAGTGGAGCTTGATCGTAGAGTTTTCTGTGCCCGATCGCAACCAATCACCTAGGGAATCGCGATCGTCCGTAGTAACCGATCGACGATCGGCTGCGCTCGCCGCCCTGTGCTGGGAATAATCCGGTGAGACAGGACATAGGGCGCAAGGTACTTCACGTCATCGGGCAACGCATAATCACGGTCTTCTAAATAAGCCAACGCCTGCACCGCTTTAAACATTGCTACTGTGCCCCGTGGACTCACCCCCAGGGTAATCTCCTCATCCTCACGCGTCGATCGCACAATCTCCAAAATGTACTGCTGCAATGATGCTTCCACCTTTACCTCGGCGCAAGCCTGTCGCAACTGATCGATTTCCGATAGCGTAATACAAGGGCCAAGCTGCTGTTTTGCGCCCCCGCCTTGCAACCGCTGAATCATCTGCAACTCTTCATTCGCTTCGGGATAGCCCAACGATAATGACAACGCAAAGCGATCCATTTGCGCTTCTGGCAAGGGAAACGTGCCCTGATATTCCACCGGATTCTGCGTCGCAATCACAAAAAATGGTGTTGGCACCGGGCGCGACTGGCCATCGATCGATACCTGTTGCTCTTCCATTACCTCTAGCAGTGCTGACTGGGTGCGGGGAGTCGCTCGGTTAATCTCGTCCATCAGTAGCACATTCGCAAACACTGGCCCTGGCAAGAAACTAAACTCGCCATCGCTCGGGTTCCAGAT from Romeriopsis navalis LEGE 11480 includes the following:
- a CDS encoding tRNA (5-methylaminomethyl-2-thiouridine)(34)-methyltransferase MnmD codes for the protein MTDWTPEKTADGSYTFFSEEFQETFHSRQGAKVEAFYKFSRATNLTDAKDRDRLCLLDVCYGLGYNTGMALETIWAANPNCHITLYALELDASVPLGAIVPDLLEGWSVPVQGVLQDLAKDGRSQLPMLDATMLIGDARQTVQTLIDQEFKADSIFFDPFSPRRCPQLWSVDFFREVVRCLAPAGKLATYSRSASVRTALQDVGLKIGTIPLEKEDWREYKAHDWSQGTIGAWEDVDLHPLTQMEREHLQTRAATAYRDPDLTDTAAVILQRHKETQALSQAESTTKWRKRWGIR
- a CDS encoding DUF4058 family protein codes for the protein MASPFPGMDPYLEQSAFWSAFHSRLIVAIADTIEAHLDAAYYVEVETRTYLDSDGDGILVGIPDVNVVSTSRATDQSTQNTTATLASQPQTITLPTPEAVKERYLEIREVVSGQVITAIELLSPKNKRAGEGRHSYERKRQLILGSATHLVEIDLLRSGIAMQMTGIAAPSDYRIVVSRSWQRPQADLHAFSIRDPLPTIQIPLKATAPEITLDLQTVFEGVYRRSRYQTRIDYQQTVPPPQLSDSDKDWLQALLSQ
- a CDS encoding ParE family toxin-like protein, whose protein sequence is MKSSVTKDFRKRLDQLPIKVRDQANNAYALWQEDPYHRSLQFKRVSQRQPIYSVRIGLNYRALGLLEDNHIFWFWIGPHAEYDELLKRL
- a CDS encoding AAA family ATPase encodes the protein MRDRLEQLNQNLHQVIVGKAEAIRLVLVALLSGGHVLLEDVPGVGKTLLAKSLAKSIDGKFQRVQCTPDLMPTDVTGTNIWNPSDGEFSFLPGPVFANVLLMDEINRATPRTQSALLEVMEEQQVSIDGQSRPVPTPFFVIATQNPVEYQGTFPLPEAQMDRFALSLSLGYPEANEELQMIQRLQGGGAKQQLGPCITLSEIDQLRQACAEVKVEASLQQYILEIVRSTREDEEITLGVSPRGTVAMFKAVQALAYLEDRDYALPDDVKYLAPYVLSHRIIPSTGRRAQPIVDRLLRTIAIP